The proteins below come from a single Cinclus cinclus chromosome 23, bCinCin1.1, whole genome shotgun sequence genomic window:
- the CHD5 gene encoding chromodomain-helicase-DNA-binding protein 5 codes for MRGPAAARELLDDADNEEDVSEEDDGVLEGLDEFFSEDQAVVQKKKKSKKLKDGKTAKIKRRKKEGSNDEMSENEEEIEEKSESEGSDYSPNKKKKKKLKDKKEKKAKRKKKDEEEDDNEDGGLKEPKSSAQLMEEWGLDDVDYVFSEEDYHTLTNYKAFSQFLRPLIAKKNPKIPMSKMMTVLGAKWREFSANNPFKGSSAAAAAAAVAAAVETVTITPALPASPQHSALPPIIRKAKTKEGKGPGVRKKIKSSKDGKKKGKGKKMAGLKFRFGGIPSKRKKGSSSEEEEREESDFDSASINSSSMRSECSAGLGKRGKKRKKKKRIEEGDGYETDHQDYCEVCQQGGEIILCDTCPRAYHLVCLDPELEKAPEGKWSCPHCEKEGIQWEPKEEEEEEEDGGEEEEDDHMEFCRVCKDGGELLCCDTCPSSYHLHCLNPPLPEIPNGEWLCPRCTCPPLKGKVQRILHWAWKEPPPAPLPPVLPTADPELPLPPPKVLEGIPEREFFVKWAGLSYWHCSWVKELQLELYHTVMYRNYQRKNDMDEPPAFDYGSGDEDNQREKRKNKDPQYAKMEERFYRYGIKPEWMMIHRILNHSFDKKGDIHYLIKWKDLPYDQCTWEIDDIDIPYYENLKLLYWNHRELMLGEDTRPLKKLNKKGKKLKEEKLEKPPETPLVDPTVKFDKQPWYIDATGGTLHPYQLEGLNWLRFSWAQGTDTILADEMGLGKTVQTIVFLYSLYKEGHSKGPYLVSAPLSTIINWEREFEMWAPDFYVVTYTGDKESRSVIRENEFSFEDNAIRSGKKVFRMKKEAQIKFHVLLTSYELITIDQAVLGSIEWACLVVDEAHRLKNNQSKFFRVLNSYKIDYKLLLTGTPLQNNLEELFHLLNFLTPERFNNLEGFLEEFADISKEDQIKKLHDLLGPHMLRRLKADVFKNMPAKTELIVRVELSQMQKKYYKFILTRNFEALNSKGGGNQVSLLNIMMDLKKCCNHPYLFPVAAVEAPVLPNGSYDGNSLVKSSGKLMLLQKMLKKLRDGGHRVLIFSQMTKMLDLLEDFLEYEGYKYERIDGGITGGLRQEAIDRFNAPGAQQFCFLLSTRAGGLGINLATADTVIIYDSDWNPHNDIQAFSRAHRIGQNKKVMIYRFVTRASVEERITQVAKRKMMLTHLVVRPGLGSKSGSMTKQELDDILKFGTEELFKDDVEGMVSQGQRIAMQDAVTPFSDTLSAKGGAATAGMKKKHGGTPPGDNKDVDDSSVIHYDDAAISKLLDRNQDATDDTELQNMNEYLSSFKVAQYVVREEDGVEEVEREIIKQEENVDPDYWEKLLRHHYEQQQEDLARNLGKGKRIRKQVNYNDTSQEDQEWQDELSDNQSEYSIGSEDEDEDFEERPEGQSGRRQSRRQLKTDRDKPLPPLLARVGGSIEVLGFNARQRKAFLNAIMRWGMPPQDAFNSHWLVRDLRGKSEKEFRAYVSLFMRHLCEPGADGAETFADGVPREGLSRQHVLTRIGVMSLVRKKVQEFEHVNGKYSTPDLVLEGPESKRSGEVVSSDPNTPVPASPAHTHTGPGALADKIEAQLRFHEEKDLVEQKPRRVSDSQVPASAEVEREEHPESCGSKERPREEKQEDCEKAEPSSELLVKDEGIQEREKPLEKAELSSSPGKGEDKEVKPEDGKEEEKEPSDAQQNGDKEEEEEGKKDDRNMNFRFMFNIADGGFTELHTLWQNEERAAMSSGKIYDVWHRRHDYWLLAGIVTHGYARWQDIQNDPRYVILNEPFKSEIHKGNYLEMKNKFLARRFKLLEQALVIEEQLRRAAYLNMTQDPSHPAMALNARLAEVECLAESHQHLSKESLAGNKPANAVLHKVLNQLEELLSDMKADVTRLPSMLSRIPPVAARLQMSERSILSRLATRGGDPAAQGSFGSAQIFNNSFGPNFRGPGPGGIVNYSQMPLGPYVTDI; via the exons ATGCGGGGCCCGGCGGCCGCCCGGGAGCTGCTGGACGACGCGGACAACGAGGAGGATGTGTCGG AAGAAGATGATGGGGTGCTGGAAGGATTGGATGAGTTTTTTTCAGAAGATCAAGCTGTGgtacagaaaaagaagaaatccaaGAAGCTGAAAGATGGCAAGACTGCCAAAAtcaagaggaggaagaaggag GGGAGCAATGATGAAATGTCAGAAAATGAAGAGGAGATTGAAGAGAAGTCAGAAAGTGAAGGGAGTGACTATTCTCCcaacaaaaagaagaagaaaaaactgaaagacaagaaggagaagaaggcaAAACGGAAGAAGAAGGATGAAGAAGAGGATGACAATGAGGATGGAGGTTTAAAG GAGCCCaagagctcagcccagctcatgGAGGAATGGGGTCTTGATGATGTAGATTACGTTTTCTCGGAAGAGGATTATCACACTCTGACAAATTACAAAGCTTTCAGCCAATTCCTCAG gcCTCTGATTGCCAAGAAGAACCCCAAGATCCCCATGTCCAAGATGATGACAGTGCTCGGTGCCAAGTGGCGAGAGTTCAGTGCCAACAACCCCTTCAAGGGCAgctcggcggcggcggctgcagcagctgtggctgcagctgtggagaCTGTCACCATCACCCCGgccctccctgccagcccccagcactcTGCCCTGCCCCCCATCATCAGGAAGGCAAAAACCAAGGAGGGGAAGG GTCCAGGTGTAcggaaaaaaatcaagagctccaaagatgggaagaaaaagggaaaagggaaaaagatggCAGGCTTGAAATTCCGGTTTGGAGGAATCcccagcaaaaggaaaaagggcTCCTCT agtGAAGAGGAGGAACGGGAAGAATCTGACTTTGACAGTGCCAGCATCAACAGCTCCTCCATGCGCTCTGAGTGCTCAGCTGGCctggggaagagagggaagaagaggaaaaagaaaaagagga TCGAAGAGGGGGACGGGTATGAGACGGACCATCAGGACTACTGTGAGGTGTGCCAGCAGGGCGGGGAGATCATCCTGTGCGACACCTGCCCCCGTGCCTACCACCTGGTCTGCCTGGACCCCGAGCTGGAGAAGGCCCCCGAGGGCAAGTGGAGCTGCCCCCACTGT GAGAAGGAGGGCATCCAGTGGGAGCcgaaggaggaggaggaagaagaagaggatggtggcgaggaggaggaggatgaccACATGGAGTTCTGCCGTGTCTGTAAGGATGgaggggagctgctgtgctgtgacacCTGCCCGTCCTCCTACCACCTTCACTGCCTGAACCCGCCGCTGCCAGAGATACCAAACGGTGAATGGCTCTGCCCACGCTGTACA TGCCCTCCGTTGAAGGGCAAAGTCCAGCGCATCCTGCACTGGGCCTGGAAGGAGCCGCCGCCTGCCCCGCTCCCACCTGTGCTGCCCACCGCAGAcccagagctgcctctcccCCCACCGAAGGTGCTGGAGGGCATCCCAGAGCGTGAATTCTTTGTGAAATGGGCAGGCCTCTCCTACTGGCACTGCTCCTGGGTcaaggagctgcag ctggagctctACCACACCGTGATGTACCGCAACTACCAACGGAAGAACGACATGGATGAGCCACCAGCCTTCGACTACGGCTCTGGGGACGAGGACAACCAGAGGGAGAAGCGGAAGAACAAGGACCCCCAGTATGCCAAGATGGAGGAGCGGTTCTACCGCTATGGCATCAAGCCCGAGTGGATGATGATCCACCGCATCCTGAACCACAG CTTTGATAAGAAGGGAGACATCCATTACCTGATCAAGTGGAAGGACCTGCCCTATGACCAGTGCACCTGGGAGATCGATGATATAGACATCCCCTACTATGAGAACCTCAAACTCCTCTACTGGAACCACAG GGAGCTGATGCTGGGGGAGGACACGCGCCCTCTGAAGAAGCTGaacaagaaagggaaaaagctgAAAGAGGAGAAGCTGGAAAAGCCTCCAGAAACACCTCTTGTGGAT CCTACAGTGAAGTTTGACAAGCAGCCATGGTACATTGATGCCACGGGAGGCACGCTGCACCCTTACCAGCTGGAAGGGCTGAACTGGCTGAGATTCTCCTGGGCACAAGGGACAGATACAATCCTGGCTGATGAGATGGGGCTAGGGAAGACGGTGCAGACTATTGTGTTCTTGTATTCCCTGTACAAAGAG GGCCACTCGAAAGGGCCGTACCTAGTCAGTGCCCCCCTCTCCACCATCATCAACTGGGAGCGTGAGTTTGAGATGTGGGCACCTGACTTCTACGTCGTGACCTACACGGGGGACAAGGAGAGCCGCTCGGTCATCCGGGAAAATGAGTTTTCTTTTGAAGACAACGCTATCCGGAGCGGGAAGAAGGTCTTCCGGATGAAG AAGGAAGCCCAGATCAAGTTCCACGTCTTGCTCACGTCCTATGAGCTGATCACCATTGACCAGGCGGTGCTGGGCTCCATAGAGTGGGCCTGTCTGGTGGTGGATGAAGCACACAGGCTGAAAAACAACCAGTCCAAA ttctttAGAGTACTGAATAGCTACAAGATCGATTACAAGCTGCTTCTCACAGGGACTCCGCTCCAGAACAACTTGGAAGAGCTCTTCCACCTGCTCAATTTCCTGACTCCAGAGAGGTTTAA CAACCTGGAGGGGTTCCTGGAGGAGTTTGCAGACATCTCCAAGGAGGACCAGATCAAAAAGCTCCATGACCTGCTGGGTCCCCACATGCTGCGGCGGCTTAAGGCCGATGTGTTCAAGAACATGCCGGCCAAAACCGAGCTGATCGTGCGAGTGGAGCTGAGCCAGATGCAGAA GAAGTACTACAAATTCATCCTGACAAGGAACTTCGAAGCTCTGAATTCGAAAGGTGGTGGGAACCAGGTCTCATTGCTCAACATCATGATGGACCTGAAGAAGTGCTGCAATCACCCCTACCTGTTCCCTGTGGCAGCCGTG GAGGCCCCAGTGCTGCCCAATGGATCTTATGATGGGAATTCTTTGGTCAAATCTTCTGGGAAACTGATGCTGCTTCAAAAGATGCTGAAGAAGTTACGGGATGGGGGTCACAGAGTTCTGATCTTCTCACAG ATGACAAAGATGCTGGATTTGCTGGAGGATTTCCTGGAGTACGAAGGCTACAAGTATGAGCGGATCGACGGGGGCATCACTGGTGGCCTGCGCCAGGAGGCCATCGACAGGTTCAATG ctcctggggctcagcagttCTGCTTCCTCCTCTCCACCCGTGCTGGTGGTCTGGGCATAAACCTTGCTACGGCCGACACTGTCATTATTTATGATTCTGACTGGAATCCCCACAATGACATCCAG GCATTCAGCAGAGCTCACCGCATCGGGCAGAACAAGAAGGTGATGATTTACCGCTTCGTGACCAGAGCCTCTGTGGAGGAGCGCATCACCCAGGTGGCCAAAAGGAAGATGATGCTCACCCACCTGGTGGTCCGCCCGGGGCTTGGCTCCAAGTCGGGATCCATGACCAAGCAAGAGCTGGATGACATCCTCAAGTTTGGGACAGAAGAACTCTTCAAGGATGATGTGGAGG GCATGGTGTCTCAGGGACAGCGGATTGCCATGCAGGATGCTGTTACCCCTTTCTCAGACACACTGTCAGCAAAAGGGGGTGCAGCAACTGCTGGCATGAAAAAAAAGCATGGTGGCACCCCACCAG GTGACAATAAGGATGTAGATGACAGCAGTGTGATCCACTATGATGATGCTGCCATCTCTAAGCTTTTGGACCGAAACCAGGATGCAACTGATGACACGGAGCTGCAGAACATGAATGAGTATCTCAGCTCCTTTAAAGTGGCTCAGTATGTTGTGAGAGAAGAGGACGGTGTG gaggaagtGGAACGGGAGATCATCAAGCAAGAGGAGAATGTGGACCCTGACTATTGGGAGAAGCTGCTGCGGCACCACTacgagcagcagcaggaagatcTGGCCAGGAacctggggaaagggaagagaatcCGCAAGCAGGTCAACTACAATGACACCTCTCAGGAGGACCAAG AGTGGCAGGATGAGCTTTCTGACAACCAGTCAGAGTATTCCATTGGCtctgaggatgaggatgaagacTTTGAAGAGAGGCCAGAAGGCCAGA GTGGCAGAAGACAATCCCGGAGACAGCTGAAGACTGACAGAGACAAACCTCTCCCTCCTTTGCTGGCAAGAGTTGGGGGGAGCATTGAG gtCCTGGGCTTCAACGCCCGGCAGCGCAAGGCATTCCTGAATGCCATCATGCGCTGGGGAATGCCACCCCAGGATGCCTTCAACTCCCACTGGCTGGTCCGGGATCTGCGAGGGAAGAGCGAGAAGGAGTTCAG GGCGTATGTCTCTCTCTTCATGAGACACTTGTGTGAGCCTGGGGCAGACGGTGCTGAGACCTTTGCGGACGGTGTTCCTCGGGAAGGGCTGTCACGCCAGCACGTGCTGACTCGCATCGGGGTCATGTCACTAGTAAGGAAGAAG GTCCAGGAATTCGAGCATGTCAATGGGAAGTACAGCACCCCAGACCTGGTTCTTGAGGGTCCAGAGAGCAAGAGATCCGGTGAAGTTGTGTCTTCAGATCCCAACACGCCTGTTCCGGCCAgtccagcacacacacacacaggaccAGGAGCCCTTGCAG ACAAAATAGAAGCACAGTTGAGGTTCCATGAGGAAAAGGACTTGGTGGAGCAGAAGCCCAGAAGGGTGTCTGACAGCCAG GTGCCTGCAAGTGCTGAAGTGGAGAGAGAAGAGCACCCAGAAAGCTGTGGCAGTAAGGAGAGGCCAAGGGAAGAGAAGCAAGAGGATTGTGAAAAGGCTGAGCCTTCTTCTGAGCTCCTGGTGAAAG ATGAAGGGATTCAAGAGCGAGAGAAGCCTTTGGAGAAGGcggagctgagcagcagcccagggaagggggaggaTAAAGAAGTCAAACCAG AGGATGgcaaggaggaagagaaggagccAAGTGATGCCCAGCAAAACGGTgacaaagaggaagaggaggaaggaaagaaggatgaCAGAAATATGAACTTCAGATTCATGTTCAACATTGCTGATGGTGGCTTCACAG AGCTGCACACGCTGTGGCAGAATGAGGAGAGGGCTGCCATGTCCTCTGGCAAGATCTATGACGTCTGGCACCGCCGACATGACTACTGGCTGTTGGCAGGAATTGTCAC TCATGGCTATGCCCGCTGGCAGGACATCCAGAATGACCCACGCTATGTGATCCTGAACGAGCCCTTCAAGTCAGAGATACACAAGGGGAACTACCTCGAGATGAAGAACAAGTTCCTTGCCCGACGGTTTAAG TTGCTGGAGCAGGCCCTGGTGATCGAGGAGCAGCTGCGGAGGGCGGCGTACCTCAACATGACCCAAGACCCCAGTCACCCGGCCATGGCACTGAATGCGCGGCTGGCAGAAGTGGAGTGCCTTGCCGAGAGCCACCAGCACCTCTCCAAAGAGTCCCTGGCTGGAAACAAGCCTGCCAACGCTGTCCTGCACAAGG TGCTGAaccagctggaggagctgctgagtgacatgaaggctgatgtgacacgCTTGCCCTCCATGCTGTCCCGCATCCCGCCCGTGGCTGCCCGGCTGCAGATGTCAGAGCGGAGCATCCTCAGCCGCCTGGCCACCCGTGGAGGAGACCCAGCTGCCCAG GGCTCCTTTGGCTCCGCTCAAATCTTCAACAATAGCTTTGGGCCAAATTTCCGTGGTCCTGGGCCAGGAGGAATTGTCAACTACAGCCAGATGCCTCTGGGACCCTACGTGACTG ATATTTAG